The DNA window cttctaattttttcccCAATAAAGGCTGCAAAGGGGCATTTGTAACTTCACTGGCTTTATTATCGTTACCGttgttatcattaatatGTTCTTTATCAGTACTCAATATTTGTGACTTTTTACTTATAGAAGGAATACCTGTATTCGAATCCATTACTTTATCGACTTTACATTGAGCCAAGTTTTCGATAACATCTTTAAAGTAAGGAACACATCCTAATAAAGTCCCACCATAAATAGTCCCATTCTCTTGTAATGCACGTATAGCAGCCGTTTGATTATCATATGTTATTTTCACCCATCCATTACCTGCATATATCGGATATTTTCTTCCATAATTTGAACcatcactattattattattattattattattagtattattattattattattactattattattattgttgttgttgttaacACTactttttagttttaaagAGGAATTTTCATCACGACAAACTTCAAAATCTTCCAAGATATTACCAAACTTACTGAAATGTGAAATTACTTGATTAGAAATAGATTCCGGATatccaaaaacaataattgCATAGTACTTTGGTTGGGAGCTTTTGCTTGTCGAAGACAATTTGccattatttatatttgcgCTACTCTCGCTAGAATTAGCGGAGTGGACATTATCATCTCTGGTAAATACattactgctactactcattgtattaaatttattactactaataccattattacCAGCATTGGTAGTTGAAGAAAATGGTCCACTTGATGCTGCTGTAGGAGCCATAGAAATACTACCAAATTCATCCTCACGTTCACAATCAAATAAGGATTTAGATGGTGGTGCATCAGTAGAATCAAACAGACCCCCATTTATGGCAGAGGATGACATAGCTGAAGCATTATTTGTAGCTGATAAAATAGGCGAGGAGTTACCTACACCATAGAAAGAGGAGTTGTTGCGAGTAGTATTTGAGGATAAAATCGCATTTCCCGAGGGGGCAAAGTTTGCCTTTTTGGAGCCAAAAGAAATCGAGCCAAATGGACCTTTGCTGCCAGAAAAAGTAGAGTTAGCTGTTTTAGATGAACCTGAAGATGAAAGAATGACTGCTCCAGAATCCTCAGAATATGGCTTACTTGATCTTTTGACAATATTTTGTGGGATAGCTCTTTTCTTAGGATTACTAAACCACGATGGCTGTTGTGGTaactgttgttgttgttgcgcAACTTGTtgtggttgttgttgcaCATTAAactgctgttgctgttgttggaACGGTAGCTGCAATGTTTGGGACTGTGGTGTATGATTGAATGTCTGTGCAGCTGGTGTAAATTGATATCCTTGCTGTGGTTGCCCATACGATAAACCGACATTATTGGAGTTATTTGAAGTAGCTGTAAAAGAAGGAATGCTTGATACTTGGGGCTGTGAAGAATTGAACATAATTGGTTGGCAGTATTTGAGAATTgagtttctttttttttttttttcttttttcttttttctttaatactattatcTACTCTTCGCACTAAATAAGTAACAAGTTATTGAACAGAATGCCATTTAAATGAGAAAtcataaagaaaataaaacgaaaaaagaaaaaaaaaaaatattattacgattattgttatttttatttatttatttatttatttatttaattctttacgggttatatataataaatattatccGAGTGTTTCTGTgtaaaaaacataaaaatttaaaaaaaaaaaaggaaaaaaaattttttcttttaattttcttttgttctTTACAAACTaccaatttttatatttctcGGAGAATGATGGTAGATATATACAATCGCCCCTGCGCATGTAGCAAAGAACTTGATGCTTTTAACTAATAACCTAATGGCTCTTGATGGGAGGGAGAGGGGTGCTGTTTTTGACTTCTAAAATTTCTAGATAAATAACGTATCTGGCCTTGAGAAAATGGTGGAGGTATCACTGTTGTTTTTTCATGATTTGGAGAGAATGCGAAATCATTGGTACttttaacattattatacCTAGACCTGCTGGTTCTTTGCTTGTAAATTTGTGGCATAGCAGTAGGATATCTagcattgttattaataatccCGTTCTGATATTGTCTAGTAGTACGACTTTCCatgttcaattttttaatatctacATTCATATTTTGGAAGACTGAGTTCAATCTATCAAGTTCTGATCTCATTTTAACATAAGCTAAATGCACCTTCCCCAAAAAGTGGTCAGCCAATCTTCTATCGGTATCTAGTCTACTCAAAAAGGCACCGCAAACTTCACATACTTGCAATTTCTGCTGTGCGCTTTGACCTACATTATTTGCAAATTCTCTACATTTTTTGCTAACCAGTTCTCTCCTTTGATACAACAGCTTTAATTTCTCACTTTGAAGCAAAGCTCGAGAAACCTCGTTGTTTTCCGTTAATGTCTCAATCTCTTGCAACATGATACCAATAGTTTCATCTACTTTATCTAATTCAGTAGTTGCCTCTAAAATCTTCTCACGTTCCTCCTTAGTGTGTTGTTCTAAGCTTTGTAAAGCATGCTGAACAGTTTGGTCACTTTCGCTTAAAAATCTGgtcaataaattataatattctttattcatttcaataaatattttttgttcgAGAATATAAGTGTTGTCCTTGGTGATGCTATCTTTAGAGATGTTGCCAGTTAATAGAATGTTATTTGTGTAATCACTGCCATATTTTCTTCTGTATAAAAGTCTATATTTAGGGATATGATATTGTGGACACCGTCCGTAATATTGTTTAGTACCACTAAATAATTCATAAGGGCATTGCCCTACTATAAAGCTTTTGCATATTTTATGGTCATTTACAACATGTTCTAATTGATTTTTGCCATGACTATATTTGTGATTTAACGgtgtaatatttttggatAACATTCCTTTGCCCATTAAAAGTTCAATAAACTTATGTTGTTCTTCAGCATCACTGTATATGACCTTCATGGTGATTTCCTACTTAGTTGActgtctttttttattctttctttcttttctttttataaaatagaaGGTATATTTATCTAATAACACTGAATTAGgttcattattgttagtagAAAACAAGGacccttttatttttatttttatttttatttttattttttaacttaaaaagaaacaaccatatatatatattaatccG is part of the Saccharomycodes ludwigii strain NBRC 1722 chromosome III, whole genome shotgun sequence genome and encodes:
- a CDS encoding Nup35/Nup53 family RNA-binding protein (similar to Saccharomyces cerevisiae YDL088C | ASM4 | Anti-Suppressor in Multicopy (paralog of YMR153W | NUP53)), producing the protein MFNSSQPQVSSIPSFTATSNNSNNVGLSYGQPQQGYQFTPAAQTFNHTPQSQTLQLPFQQQQQQFNVQQQPQQVAQQQQQLPQQPSWFSNPKKRAIPQNIVKRSSKPYSEDSGAVILSSSGSSKTANSTFSGSKGPFGSISFGSKKANFAPSGNAILSSNTTRNNSSFYGVGNSSPILSATNNASAMSSSAINGGLFDSTDAPPSKSLFDCEREDEFGSISMAPTAASSGPFSSTTNAGNNGISSNKFNTMSSSSNVFTRDDNVHSANSSESSANINNGKLSSTSKSSQPKYYAIIVFGYPESISNQVISHFSKFGNILEDFEVCRDENSSLKLKSSVNNNNNNNNSNNNNNNTNNNNNNNNSDGSNYGRKYPIYAGNGWVKITYDNQTAAIRALQENGTIYGGTLLGCVPYFKDVIENLAQCKVDKVMDSNTGIPSISKKSQILSTDKEHINDNNGNDNKASEVTNAPLQPLLGKKLEVKDGKNLFVRNTSDFHYNGDGIKYNNNGEVGHGAIFKTLENNLQKDIEIISHKKTGLTGKLNNWLFGWGEL
- the LUC7 gene encoding Luc7p (similar to Saccharomyces cerevisiae YDL087C | LUC7 | Lethal Unless Cap-binding complex is produced) is translated as MKVIYSDAEEQHKFIELLMGKGMLSKNITPLNHKYSHGKNQLEHVVNDHKICKSFIVGQCPYELFSGTKQYYGRCPQYHIPKYRLLYRRKYGSDYTNNILLTGNISKDSITKDNTYILEQKIFIEMNKEYYNLLTRFLSESDQTVQHALQSLEQHTKEEREKILEATTELDKVDETIGIMLQEIETLTENNEVSRALLQSEKLKLLYQRRELVSKKCREFANNVGQSAQQKLQVCEVCGAFLSRLDTDRRLADHFLGKVHLAYVKMRSELDRLNSVFQNMNVDIKKLNMESRTTRQYQNGIINNNARYPTAMPQIYKQRTSRSRYNNVKSTNDFAFSPNHEKTTVIPPPFSQGQIRYLSRNFRSQKQHPSPSHQEPLGY